The Coffea arabica cultivar ET-39 chromosome 9e, Coffea Arabica ET-39 HiFi, whole genome shotgun sequence genome has a window encoding:
- the LOC140014763 gene encoding F-box/kelch-repeat protein At1g30090-like, with protein MQRVRVSSHQAPVHKLGDSQMTLSPKFRLAAIQSALLDPSLDLELSLNGESLIPGLPDDVALNCLLRVPVDEHRSCRAVCKRWHSLFGSKERFFSRRKELGFHEPWLFVFAFHKCTGRIQWQVLDLTHFSWHTIPAMPCKDKVCPHGFRCVSIPGDGVLFVCGGVVSDVDCPLNLVLKYEIRKNRWTVMKKMITARSFFASGVIDGMVYVAGGNSTDLYELNSAEVLDPSIGSWHPVASMGTNMASYDAAVMNGKLFVTEGWFWPFYVVPRGQIYDPRTNVWDSMASGLREGWTGSSVVIDGHLFVVSEHERTKLKVYDMENDSWETVEGPPLPEQICKPFSVNCYGFRIFVVGRNLHVAVGHIFRQYGRYSSEEKSSFSVQWVVVDAPETLSDLTPSSAQVLLA; from the coding sequence ATGCAAAGAGTTCGAGTTTCCTCACACCAAGCTCCGGTTCACAAGCTGGGCGATTCTCAAATGACACTGTCCCCAAAATTTAGGTTAGCTGCAATACAATCAGCTCTGCTTGATCCTTCTTTGGATTTAGAATTGTCGCTTAATGGGGAGTCTCTGATTCCGGGACTTCCCGATGATGTGGCTCTCAATTGTCTCCTTCGGGTTCCAGTAGATGAGCACAGAAGCTGCAGGGCTGTTTGCAAGCGTTGGCATTCACTGTTTGGCAGTAAGGAGCGATTCTTCTCGCGCAGAAAGGAGCTCGGTTTTCATGAGCCCTGGCTTTTTGTCTTTGCCTTCCACAAATGCACTGGAAGAATTCAGTGGCAGGTCCTTGATCTGACGCACTTTTCTTGGCACACTATCCCCGCCATGCCTTGCAAAGACAAGGTCTGTCCCCATGGATTTAGGTGTGTTTCCATTCCTGGTGATGGTGTTCTGTTCGTCTGTGGTGGCGTGGTGTCTGATGTGGATTGCCCTCTCAATTTGGTATTGAAATATGAAATACGGAAAAATCGCTGGACTgtgatgaaaaagatgattacTGCAAGGTCATTTTTTGCTAGTGGAGTGATTGACGGCATGGTTTATGTGGCTGGAGGAAATAGCACAGATCTTTACGAACTTAATTCTGCTGAAGTTCTGGATCCTAGTATAGGCTCTTGGCATCCTGTTGCAAGTATGGGAACCAACATGGCCTCATATGATGCTGCAGTAATGAATGGGAAGCTTTTTGTCACTGAAGGCTGGTTTTGGCCATTCTATGTTGTACCCCGTGGTCAGATATATGATCCGAGGACTAATGTCTGGGATAGTATGGCTTCAGGGCTGCGAGAAGGATGGACTGGTTCGAGTGTTGTGATTGATGGTCACTTATTTGTGGTTTCAGAACATGAAAGGACAAAACTTAAGGTTTATGACATGGAAAATGATTCTTGGGAAACTGTAGAAGGTCCTCCTTTGCCAGAGCAGATATGCAAGCCTTTTTCTGTCAACTGCTATGGTTTCAGGATCTTTGTTGTTGGTCGCAACCTTCATGTTGCTGTGGGTCATATCTTTCGGCAGTATGGAAGATACTCTTCTGAGGAAAAAAGCAGTTTTTCTGTTCAATGGGTAGTAGTAGATGCACCTGAAACTCTTTCTGACTTGACACCTTCGAGTGCACAGGTTCTGCTTGCTTAG
- the LOC140014618 gene encoding uncharacterized protein: MTDLLAHVVQQQGQPPIQQPGNPGHVVESEDRALERFQKFSPPKFLGGPDPDVAEKWLEKMIDIFAALHYSKERQVTFAVFQLEGAARSWWNVIRMKWDREQTPRTWVNFVRDFNAKYFPPLVQEKKEDEFIRLRQGTQSVAEYESQFTRLSKFAPELILTEQRRVRRFIQGLNVEIQKDLAVAQINIFSDAVEKALRVENARLQVRNFQVKKRGFSASSSTQGDKGTPPKFGRGAGGGRQSGMTRGTPPRGGHNGRGPQRSVSQGSSASVARGPCGFCGKPNHTEDNCWRKERKCLRCGSAEHQIANCPVLPREARVTTQSSKANSGQSKVEGTKPKVPARVYSLEQQQVPDSSGVVEGTIPVFHRLARILIDPGATHSFVNPNFMCGIDINPVSLPYDLEFLLSNLKKQQHGNQALRPKAAIS, translated from the exons atgaccgaCTTGTTAGCCCACGTAGTGCAACAGCAGGGCCAACCTCCTATCCAGCAACCTGGGAACCCTGGCCATGTAGTAGAGAGTGAAGATCGGGCCctagagagatttcagaagttctctccgCCAAAATTTCTGGGCGGGCCagatccggacgtggctgaaaaatggttagagaaaatgatagatattTTCGCCGCCCTACACTATTCAAAGGAAAGGCAGGTTACTTTCGCTGTCTTCCAATTGGAAGGGGCCgcgcgttcttggtggaacgtgatacgaATGAAGTGGGACCGGGAACAAACCCCAAGAACATGGGTAAACTTTGTGAGGGACTTCAATGCGAAATACTTTCCCCCTCTAGTccaggaaaagaaggaggaTGAGTTCATTAGACTCCGTCAGGGGACGCAATCGGTGgctgagtacgagagccagtttactcgTTTATCTAAGTTCGCCCCTGAACTCATTTTAACGGAGCAAAGGAGAGTTCGGCGTTTTATtcaagggctcaatgtggaaattcaaaaggatctggcggtagcccagatCAATATCTTTAGTGACGCCGTGGAGAAAGCTTTGCGAGTTGAAAATGCCAGGCTTCAAGTAAGAAACTTTCAGGTGAAAAAACGGGGGTTCTCTGCAAGTAGTTCGACCCAAGGGGATAAAgggacccctcccaagtttggaagaggAGCCGGGGGAGGAAGGCAATCGGGGATGACAAGAGGGACTCCACCGAGGGGTGGTCACAATGGACGGGGCCCGCAGAGAAGCGTCTCACAAGGAAGTTCGGCCTCAGTTGCCCGCGGACCCTGTGGATTTTGTGGGAAACCAAACCACACTGAGGACAACTGttggaggaaagaaaggaaatgctTGCGCTGCGGGAGTGCGGAGCATCAAATAGCTAACTGTCCGGTGTTACCTCGGGAGGCTAGAGTAACCACCCAGTCGTCGAAGGCCAACTCGGGACAGTCCAAGGTAGAAGGGACAAAGCCAAAGGTGCCAGCTCGGGTTTACTCCCTTGAGCAACAACAAGTCCCTGATTCCTCTGgggttgtagaaggtacgatccctgtttttCATCGTCTAGCTAGGATTTTGATCGACCCTGGTGCTAcacattcctttgttaaccccaaTTTTATGTGCGGCATTGATATAAACCCTGTTAGCTtgccttatgacttagaa TTTCTTCTATCCAATTTAAAGAAGCAACAGCATGGCAACCAGGCTCTGAGACCAAAAGCAGCTATTAGCTGA